The genomic region TGGGCGAGAGAGATGCGCGTCGACGGCTTCCGCTTCGATCTCGCTTCCATCTTCAGCCGAAACCGGGACGGTTCGGTCGACCTCGAAGACCCGCAACTCTTCGCCGACATCGCCTCGGACCCGGACCTGGCCAACGTGAGATTGATCGCCGAGCCGTGGGACGCCACCGGCATGGTTCAGCTCGGCCGCAGCCTTCCCGGGATCACCTGGTTCCAGTGGAACGGCCGGTTTCGCGACGATGCCCGCCGCTTCATGAAAGGCGATGCCGGCATGGTGCCCGCGATCATGACCCGGCTCTACGGCAGCGACGATCTTTTTCCCGACGATCGCATGAACGCCTACCATGCCTATCAAAGCGTGAACTATATCGACTCGCACGACGGCTTCACGCTTTACGATCTGGTGTCATACGACCGGAAGCGCAACCAGGCCAACGGTCACGACAATACCGACGGACCTTCCGAAAACTATAGTTGGAACTGCGGTTGGGAGGGGGATGAGAACGTTCCCGATGACGTCATGCGGCTGCGCAAGCGGCAGATCAAAAACTTTTGCTGCCTTTTGTTTTTATCCAACGGCACGCCGATGTTTCGCGCCGGCGACGAGTTCATGCAGACCCAGGGCGGCAACAACAACCCGTACAACCGGGACAACGAGACGAGCTGGCTCGATTGGAGCCGCCTCGACCGCCAGCGGGATATTTTCCGCTTTTTTCAGTTAATGATCGCCTTCCGCAAGACGCATCGCTCGCTCTGCCGCAGCCGTTTCTGGCGCGAGGATGTCCGCTGGCACGGCGTCGGACTGTCACCGGACCTGTCCCACGATTCGCACAGTCTGGCTTTCTATCTCGCCGGCTCGTCTCACGACGACGCCGATATCTACGTCATGGTCAACGCCTACTGGGAGGATTTGACGTTTACGATTCAGCAAGGCTCGGCCGGGGAGTGGAGACGGGTCATCGACACGGGCCTGGAGAGCCCGGAAGATTTCTCGGCGCCGGGTAAGGAAGTCCAGTTGACGTCGCCGGACTACGTCGTCAAAACCCGCTCGATCGTGGTGTTGATCCGATGAAAGGAGGCCTCTTTGAAAGCGCTGCTGGTGGTGTTTTTGAGCGTTTTTATCGCTGAGCTCGGAGACAAGACTCAGTTGGCGACCTTGCTCTTCGCGACGGATCGGAACCTCAGCCGGGCGGCGGTCTTTGCGGCCGCCTCGGCCGCGCTGGTTTTTTCGAGTCTCCTCGCGGTTCTTTTCGGGTCGCAAATCTCGCGGGCTATTTCTCCGTCCGCGCTGCGGCTCGTTGCTGGAATCGGATTCATCTTCATCGGAACATGGATGCTGTTGGGGAACAACAGGCAGTAGGGGCGCACCTGTGTGTGCGCCCCTCTGCACCTGTCTGTGCGCCCTCCGCAAGAGGGCCGACACACA from Candidatus Binatia bacterium harbors:
- a CDS encoding TMEM165/GDT1 family protein, which encodes MKALLVVFLSVFIAELGDKTQLATLLFATDRNLSRAAVFAAASAALVFSSLLAVLFGSQISRAISPSALRLVAGIGFIFIGTWMLLGNNRQ
- a CDS encoding alpha-amylase family glycosyl hydrolase produces the protein MAPKKRGTYLGVIEKIPYLKELGVTAVELMPVFQCDPQEGSYWGYMPINFFSPHQGYATGEASCVCEQHNEFRAMVDALHAAGIEVILDVVYNHTGEGDHDGPIYSFKGIDNSTYYLISDRPWDPYENFTGARNTLNCENRYVRKMILDSLRYWAREMRVDGFRFDLASIFSRNRDGSVDLEDPQLFADIASDPDLANVRLIAEPWDATGMVQLGRSLPGITWFQWNGRFRDDARRFMKGDAGMVPAIMTRLYGSDDLFPDDRMNAYHAYQSVNYIDSHDGFTLYDLVSYDRKRNQANGHDNTDGPSENYSWNCGWEGDENVPDDVMRLRKRQIKNFCCLLFLSNGTPMFRAGDEFMQTQGGNNNPYNRDNETSWLDWSRLDRQRDIFRFFQLMIAFRKTHRSLCRSRFWREDVRWHGVGLSPDLSHDSHSLAFYLAGSSHDDADIYVMVNAYWEDLTFTIQQGSAGEWRRVIDTGLESPEDFSAPGKEVQLTSPDYVVKTRSIVVLIR